A region of uncultured Anaeromusa sp. DNA encodes the following proteins:
- a CDS encoding polyprenyl synthetase family protein, with protein sequence MNQELFALAQQDLAALEAELLLVVDSPVDLVHKISDHLVQAGGKRLRPALYFLCARSGGGQPATMMPLATAIEMIHMATLVHDDVVDSSHTRRGSPTANSLWGNQMSVLTGDYLFAKAFSLIATQVNQNMLRVLADVICAMCEGEIIQNQFIFQLEQSEQEYYARIAKKTADFIAASCELGALSAGLTAADINALRQYGYSLGMAFQITDDILDVTASSAQIGKPAGNDLRQGIITLPVLRALTVAKERDKLRGLLEQKVVLNDEEVRQALDIVHASDGVAYSYSKVDEYLQQAKKVLPDCMKQNFRETFCQVADFVNLRKC encoded by the coding sequence ATGAATCAGGAACTTTTTGCGTTGGCTCAACAGGATCTTGCGGCGTTGGAAGCAGAGTTGCTTTTGGTGGTGGATTCGCCGGTGGATCTGGTCCACAAAATTAGCGATCATCTAGTGCAGGCCGGCGGCAAGCGGTTGCGTCCTGCGCTCTATTTTTTGTGCGCACGCAGCGGTGGCGGCCAACCGGCTACCATGATGCCTCTGGCAACAGCCATTGAAATGATTCATATGGCAACGCTGGTCCACGATGATGTAGTGGACTCTTCGCATACAAGAAGAGGAAGCCCGACGGCCAATTCTCTTTGGGGCAATCAGATGTCCGTTTTAACGGGAGATTATTTGTTTGCCAAGGCGTTTTCTTTGATTGCCACGCAGGTGAATCAGAATATGCTGCGAGTGTTGGCGGATGTTATTTGTGCGATGTGTGAAGGCGAGATCATTCAAAATCAGTTTATTTTTCAGCTTGAACAGAGTGAGCAAGAGTATTATGCGCGGATTGCTAAAAAAACAGCGGACTTTATTGCCGCTAGCTGTGAATTAGGGGCGCTGTCTGCCGGCTTGACAGCAGCGGATATCAATGCGCTGCGCCAGTACGGTTATTCCTTGGGAATGGCTTTTCAAATTACCGATGATATTTTGGATGTGACAGCTTCCAGCGCGCAAATTGGCAAGCCGGCCGGGAATGATTTGAGACAGGGCATTATTACGCTGCCGGTCTTGCGAGCTTTGACGGTTGCGAAAGAGCGTGATAAATTGCGCGGCTTGCTCGAACAAAAAGTAGTTCTGAATGATGAAGAAGTTCGGCAGGCTTTAGACATTGTGCATGCATCTGACGGTGTTGCCTATTCTTACTCCAAAGTAGATGAGTATTTGCAACAAGCCAAAAAGGTGCTGCCTGATTGCATGAAGCAAAATTTTCGAGAAACTTTTTGTCAGGTAGCGGATTTTGTGAACTTACGTAAATGCTGA
- a CDS encoding menaquinone biosynthesis decarboxylase, with the protein MAYNDLREFIRDLEQRGLLKRIQTEVDCDLEITEITDRVSKMTGEKNVALLFENVKGHTMPVLMNAFGSMERMALALGAEKLDDIAEDIAEIFRLPHISLQNKLDLLKLIPKAKSAINFPKYVKTGPCKEVIIKDAPTLEAFPILQCWPDDAGKFITLPLVFTKNPRNGKRNVGMYRMQVFDGQTTGMHWHIHKNGAENFRAHQELGKDRIEVAVAIGADPVLTYCATAPLPKDIDEMVFAGFLRKKSVELVKCETVDLEVPAHAEIILEGYVMLDELRREGPFGDHTGYYSLADEYPVFHITCITHRKNPIYPATIVGKPPMEDCYMAKATERIFLPVLKSQLPEIVDINLPLAGVFHNCVMISIKKSFPQHAKKVMHAVWGMGQMMFTKMVIVVDEHVNVQDEQEVWWRVFNNIDARRDIVMVDGPLDVLDHSSPMPNWGTKVGIDATKTWPSEGYSREWPDEIVMSQDVKERVDAKWKELNLE; encoded by the coding sequence GTGGCCTATAATGATTTAAGGGAATTCATTCGCGATTTGGAGCAACGGGGGCTTTTAAAGCGCATTCAGACCGAAGTGGATTGTGATTTGGAGATTACGGAAATTACCGACCGCGTTTCTAAGATGACTGGGGAAAAAAATGTAGCGTTGCTTTTTGAAAATGTCAAAGGGCATACGATGCCGGTCTTAATGAATGCGTTTGGCAGCATGGAGCGAATGGCGCTGGCGTTGGGCGCGGAGAAGCTCGACGATATTGCTGAGGATATTGCGGAGATTTTTCGGTTGCCGCATATTTCGTTGCAAAACAAGCTTGATTTACTAAAGCTGATTCCGAAAGCCAAGAGTGCTATTAACTTTCCTAAGTATGTAAAGACGGGTCCGTGTAAAGAAGTTATTATTAAGGACGCCCCGACGCTGGAGGCGTTTCCTATCCTGCAATGTTGGCCAGACGACGCCGGCAAATTCATTACGTTGCCGCTGGTTTTTACTAAAAATCCTCGTAACGGCAAGCGCAACGTAGGCATGTATCGTATGCAGGTATTTGACGGACAGACTACAGGTATGCATTGGCACATTCATAAGAATGGCGCGGAAAACTTCCGGGCTCATCAGGAACTAGGGAAGGACCGCATTGAAGTGGCTGTGGCTATCGGCGCCGATCCGGTGCTGACCTATTGTGCAACGGCTCCCTTGCCGAAGGATATCGATGAAATGGTATTTGCCGGCTTTTTGCGTAAAAAATCGGTGGAATTGGTGAAGTGCGAGACGGTGGACTTGGAAGTGCCTGCTCACGCGGAAATCATCTTGGAAGGGTATGTGATGCTGGATGAATTGCGCCGCGAAGGACCTTTCGGCGATCATACAGGCTACTACTCGCTGGCTGACGAGTATCCGGTATTCCATATTACCTGCATTACCCACCGCAAGAACCCCATCTATCCGGCGACGATCGTCGGCAAGCCTCCCATGGAGGACTGCTACATGGCTAAGGCGACGGAACGAATTTTTCTACCTGTGTTGAAGTCGCAGCTGCCGGAGATTGTGGATATTAATCTGCCCTTGGCCGGCGTGTTTCACAACTGCGTGATGATTTCCATCAAAAAGAGCTTTCCTCAGCATGCTAAGAAAGTGATGCATGCCGTTTGGGGCATGGGCCAGATGATGTTTACCAAGATGGTGATTGTTGTGGATGAGCATGTCAATGTCCAAGACGAGCAAGAAGTTTGGTGGCGCGTGTTTAACAACATTGACGCACGGCGTGACATTGTGATGGTGGACGGGCCTCTGGATGTGCTGGATCATTCGTCGCCTATGCCTAATTGGGGCACTAAGGTTGGTATTGACGCCACGAAAACCTGGCCGTCCGAAGGCTACAGCCGCGAATGGCCGGATGAGATTGTCATGTCTCAGGATGTAAAAGAACGAGTTGATGCGAAATGGAAGGAATTGAACCTTGAGTAA
- the folD gene encoding bifunctional methylenetetrahydrofolate dehydrogenase/methenyltetrahydrofolate cyclohydrolase FolD — MSARILSGKEFALQIKEEVRRDAGALLEKTGVVPGLTVVLVGEDAASQVYVNNKHKACLELGIRSDIVRLPETASKEELLTVIERLNHDKAVHGILVQLPLPKALRTVEQEVLLAIDPAKDVDGFHPLNAGRLAVGDEHLVPCTPAGCVKMLEMAGLEIKGKHAVIIGRSNIVGKPMAQLLLARDATVTICHSRTKDLGAMARQADILVAAVGKAHFVTADMVKEGAVVIDVGINRLPNGKLAGDVDFEQVQQVASAITPVPGGVGLLTIAMLLANTVKAAQLALR, encoded by the coding sequence ATGAGCGCGCGTATTTTATCGGGAAAAGAATTTGCTCTGCAGATTAAAGAAGAAGTGCGACGGGACGCAGGAGCACTTCTGGAAAAGACAGGGGTGGTTCCCGGGCTGACTGTGGTGCTGGTCGGCGAGGATGCAGCTTCGCAGGTATATGTGAATAATAAGCACAAAGCGTGTCTGGAACTTGGCATTCGTTCGGATATTGTCCGTTTGCCGGAAACGGCGAGCAAGGAAGAGCTGCTAACCGTGATCGAACGCTTGAACCACGATAAGGCGGTGCATGGAATCTTGGTACAGCTGCCGCTGCCCAAGGCTCTAAGGACGGTGGAGCAGGAAGTGCTGTTGGCTATCGATCCGGCGAAGGATGTGGATGGTTTTCACCCTCTCAATGCGGGACGCTTAGCAGTGGGAGACGAACATTTAGTTCCTTGTACGCCTGCAGGCTGCGTAAAAATGCTGGAGATGGCGGGGTTGGAAATCAAAGGTAAGCATGCTGTAATCATTGGCCGCAGCAACATTGTAGGCAAACCAATGGCGCAATTGCTGCTGGCTCGGGACGCTACAGTAACTATCTGTCATTCTCGCACCAAGGATTTGGGAGCGATGGCCCGTCAGGCGGACATTTTGGTAGCGGCTGTGGGAAAAGCGCATTTTGTTACGGCAGATATGGTAAAGGAAGGCGCTGTGGTGATTGACGTAGGTATTAACCGTCTGCCGAACGGTAAACTAGCGGGCGATGTTGATTTTGAACAGGTGCAACAAGTAGCAAGTGCTATTACGCCTGTGCCTGGCGGCGTAGGTTTATTGACGATTGCTATGCTGCTGGCCAATACGGTGAAGGCGGCGCAGTTGGCGTTACGGTAA
- a CDS encoding lactate permease LctP family transporter has product MTWTQIYDPMGSLALSSLVAAIPMIVIFYMLAIRRTPGHIAGAVAVVSAVLIAILAYKMPVGLALSATGMGALYGIFPIFWIVIMAIFIYNITVETGQFEIVKNSIAAITDDRRLQALLVAFAFGAFLEGAAGFGTPVAISAGMLVGLGFNPLYAAGLCLIANTAPVAFGGIGIPIIVAGQVSGVDTMQISAMVGRQLPFLSVIIPIWLVTLMAGWKSCMEVLPACLVAGVSFAGLQWFSSNYLGPELPDILSSLAAIVSLALFLRVWKPATIWRFENEKAPTLQVKGTDSTGAVIKAWSPFIILTVMVILWGLKPVVAMIDTVTLKWMIPGLHKAIIQVAPIAKSPKAMEAIFKINWLSAAGTALLFASIFSSMVLGVSPSRYFSILGRTFNQLKKPLITIPCVLGLAYIMNFSGMSATMGLFLAGTGSLFPFFAPVLGWLGVFLTGSDTSANALFGNLQAVTAQQVGVDPVLTVAANSSGGVTGKMISPQSIAVATAATGLVGKEGDLFNFTVMHSFVLCIIVCIMTYAQAYFLSWMIPH; this is encoded by the coding sequence ATGACATGGACCCAAATTTATGATCCCATGGGCAGTTTGGCATTATCCTCGTTAGTAGCTGCTATTCCGATGATTGTTATTTTTTACATGTTGGCGATTCGTCGTACTCCTGGTCATATCGCTGGCGCCGTTGCTGTGGTTTCGGCGGTTTTGATTGCTATTCTCGCTTATAAGATGCCTGTCGGCCTGGCCTTATCGGCTACCGGCATGGGTGCTCTTTACGGTATCTTCCCGATTTTCTGGATCGTTATTATGGCTATTTTTATTTACAATATTACTGTAGAAACGGGACAATTCGAGATTGTTAAAAACTCGATTGCCGCTATTACGGATGACCGTCGTCTGCAAGCTCTCTTGGTTGCCTTTGCGTTCGGCGCTTTCCTTGAGGGTGCTGCTGGTTTCGGGACTCCTGTTGCTATTTCCGCCGGTATGTTGGTGGGTCTGGGCTTTAACCCGCTGTACGCCGCCGGACTGTGCTTGATTGCCAATACGGCTCCGGTTGCTTTCGGCGGAATCGGTATTCCGATTATCGTTGCTGGTCAGGTTTCCGGCGTGGATACCATGCAAATCAGCGCTATGGTAGGCCGTCAGCTGCCTTTCCTTTCGGTAATCATTCCGATTTGGCTGGTCACTTTGATGGCTGGCTGGAAATCCTGCATGGAAGTTCTGCCGGCTTGCTTAGTGGCTGGTGTTTCCTTTGCTGGTCTGCAATGGTTTTCTTCGAACTACCTCGGACCAGAATTGCCCGATATCTTGTCTTCCTTGGCTGCGATCGTTTCATTGGCTCTGTTCCTACGGGTATGGAAGCCTGCTACGATCTGGCGCTTTGAAAACGAAAAGGCTCCTACGCTGCAAGTTAAAGGCACTGATTCTACTGGTGCAGTAATTAAAGCTTGGTCTCCGTTCATCATTTTGACGGTTATGGTTATTCTCTGGGGCCTGAAACCGGTTGTGGCCATGATTGACACTGTAACCTTGAAATGGATGATTCCTGGCCTGCATAAAGCAATTATCCAGGTGGCTCCGATTGCGAAAAGCCCCAAGGCTATGGAGGCTATTTTCAAGATCAACTGGCTGAGCGCCGCCGGTACGGCGTTGCTCTTCGCAAGCATTTTCTCTTCTATGGTTCTGGGAGTTAGTCCTAGCCGTTATTTCTCGATCTTGGGCCGCACGTTTAATCAGTTGAAAAAGCCCTTGATTACCATTCCTTGCGTCTTAGGCTTGGCGTATATCATGAACTTCTCGGGCATGAGCGCTACCATGGGCCTGTTCTTGGCGGGCACTGGCAGCTTGTTCCCCTTCTTCGCTCCGGTATTGGGGTGGTTGGGTGTGTTCCTGACTGGTTCTGATACTTCGGCTAATGCGCTCTTTGGCAATCTGCAGGCTGTTACGGCACAGCAGGTTGGCGTAGATCCCGTTTTGACGGTTGCAGCCAACTCTTCTGGCGGTGTAACCGGTAAAATGATTTCGCCTCAGTCCATTGCTGTTGCTACGGCCGCTACCGGTTTGGTAGGCAAAGAAGGCGATTTGTTTAACTTTACGGTTATGCACTCTTTCGTGCTGTGTATCATTGTTTGTATCATGACATATGCTCAGGCATATTTCTTGTCTTGGATGATCCCGCACTAA
- the tatC gene encoding twin-arginine translocase subunit TatC, with product MSADDKEREEESQPTVINTETELEAPQGEDEMSLVGHLEELRRRILIVLVAVAASSGVCYFYAEQLVAMITAPAGKLYYLNPMEAFFAYLKVSVFSGFLLALPVVLYHVWAFVVPALTQRERKMLLVLLPSSVLLFFVGILFSYLLVLPAATQFFMGFATETLTPMFSLGQYLSFFVSMLLPFGFVFELPLFVIVLAKMGIITSAFLRAKRKVVLVGSFIVGAIISPTPDVFTQSMIAIPIILLYEASLWVVRYVLRR from the coding sequence ATGTCCGCAGATGATAAAGAACGTGAAGAGGAATCTCAGCCTACCGTAATCAATACGGAAACAGAGCTGGAAGCGCCGCAGGGGGAAGATGAAATGTCCCTTGTAGGGCATTTAGAAGAACTGCGCCGGCGGATTTTGATTGTCCTTGTCGCTGTGGCCGCAAGCTCCGGCGTTTGTTATTTTTATGCAGAACAACTGGTAGCTATGATTACGGCCCCAGCAGGAAAATTATATTACTTAAATCCAATGGAAGCTTTTTTTGCTTATTTGAAGGTTTCGGTATTTTCCGGATTTTTGCTGGCTTTACCGGTGGTGTTGTACCATGTATGGGCCTTTGTCGTTCCAGCGTTGACGCAAAGGGAGCGCAAGATGCTGTTGGTGCTTCTTCCATCGTCGGTGCTACTGTTTTTTGTAGGAATTTTATTTTCATACCTCCTTGTGTTGCCGGCGGCTACTCAATTTTTTATGGGCTTTGCTACGGAAACGCTAACGCCGATGTTTTCATTAGGACAGTATTTATCGTTTTTTGTTTCGATGCTGTTGCCTTTCGGCTTTGTGTTTGAACTGCCGTTGTTTGTGATTGTTTTGGCAAAAATGGGCATTATTACGTCTGCTTTTTTACGGGCTAAACGCAAAGTGGTTTTGGTAGGTTCTTTTATTGTGGGTGCGATTATTTCGCCGACACCGGACGTGTTTACTCAGTCAATGATTGCCATTCCCATTATTCTGCTTTATGAGGCGAGTTTGTGGGTGGTGCGTTATGTATTGCGCCGCTGA
- a CDS encoding twin-arginine translocase TatA/TatE family subunit: MFSFSMPELVLILVIALVVFGPGKLPDVGKALGRSLQEFRKATTLAGEETKPEESKTIDVKAVDKEQQAPEKK, translated from the coding sequence ATGTTCAGCTTTAGCATGCCTGAACTGGTTTTGATTTTAGTGATTGCTTTGGTCGTTTTTGGACCTGGAAAATTACCGGATGTTGGTAAAGCGTTAGGGCGGAGTTTGCAGGAGTTTCGCAAAGCGACTACCTTGGCAGGAGAAGAGACAAAGCCGGAAGAGTCTAAAACCATTGACGTGAAAGCCGTGGATAAGGAACAACAGGCACCGGAGAAAAAGTGA
- a CDS encoding lactate permease LctP family transporter → MTWVQTYDPLGNIVVSALVAAIPLFIILFMLGVRRAKGHVAAAFGLTSAVLVSIFAWGMPAGFAINSVLYGAAFGIFPIVWIVVTAIWVYNMTVESGEFEIIKNSLASITDDRRLQALFIAFAFGSFIEGTAGFGTPVAITAAMLTGLGFNPIYAAGICLIANTAPVAFGAIGIPVVVAAQVANLDLMHVSQVVGRQLPFLSILVPLWLCVTMAGWKRAMEVLPALVVAGVCFAGTQFFTSNYVNAYLPDITSAVVTIIGLLIFLKIWKPATIWKFPDEKQSTEGKVELQYSVGEVLRAWAPYLILALLVFLWADDKFIGLKKVLVDIDKQMPWFALQWPGLHNMVIKAAPVVAKNSPYGAIYTVNLLSAAGTAIFFSGLLSLLIIPNYGLGRAMTCLARTTKQLVFPICTIAMILGLAYIMNFSGMSSTMGLAFTKTGTLFPFFSPILGWLGVFLTGSDTSANALFGSMQRTAAEQIGVDPYLTVAANSSGGVCGKMISPQSISVATAATGMVGHEGDIFRFTVGHSIAMLIFMSVLTYLQAYSLHWMLP, encoded by the coding sequence ATGACATGGGTTCAGACATACGATCCGCTTGGTAATATTGTTGTCTCTGCTTTGGTAGCGGCTATTCCTCTTTTTATCATTCTTTTTATGCTGGGTGTAAGGAGGGCCAAGGGTCATGTAGCGGCCGCGTTTGGGTTGACCTCGGCGGTGCTTGTTTCGATTTTTGCCTGGGGCATGCCTGCAGGTTTTGCTATTAATTCCGTCTTGTATGGTGCCGCTTTTGGTATTTTCCCGATCGTCTGGATTGTTGTAACCGCCATTTGGGTGTACAACATGACGGTGGAATCTGGTGAATTTGAAATTATTAAAAATTCTTTGGCTTCCATTACTGATGACAGGCGTTTACAGGCCTTATTCATTGCCTTTGCTTTTGGTTCTTTTATTGAAGGCACTGCAGGCTTCGGTACTCCCGTAGCCATTACGGCAGCTATGCTGACCGGCTTGGGCTTTAATCCGATCTATGCAGCTGGTATTTGCTTGATTGCCAATACGGCACCAGTGGCTTTCGGTGCTATCGGCATACCGGTAGTTGTGGCGGCGCAGGTAGCCAACCTGGATTTGATGCATGTCAGCCAGGTTGTTGGCCGCCAGTTGCCGTTCCTGTCCATCTTGGTTCCCTTGTGGTTGTGCGTGACCATGGCTGGTTGGAAACGGGCTATGGAAGTATTGCCGGCTTTGGTTGTAGCTGGTGTTTGCTTTGCAGGCACTCAGTTCTTCACCTCCAACTATGTTAATGCCTATCTGCCGGATATCACCTCGGCAGTCGTGACCATTATCGGCCTTTTGATCTTCTTGAAAATTTGGAAACCTGCTACGATTTGGAAATTCCCGGATGAAAAACAAAGCACCGAAGGTAAAGTTGAACTACAGTACAGCGTTGGCGAAGTGCTGCGCGCCTGGGCTCCTTACTTGATCTTAGCCCTCTTGGTGTTCTTGTGGGCAGATGACAAATTTATCGGTCTGAAAAAAGTTTTGGTGGATATTGATAAGCAAATGCCTTGGTTTGCGTTGCAGTGGCCGGGCTTGCACAACATGGTCATCAAGGCGGCACCGGTTGTGGCTAAAAACAGTCCTTACGGCGCCATTTACACGGTGAATCTTCTGTCTGCGGCCGGTACGGCAATCTTTTTCTCCGGTTTGCTTTCCTTGTTGATTATCCCCAATTATGGTTTGGGACGTGCGATGACTTGCTTGGCTCGTACCACGAAGCAGTTGGTTTTCCCGATCTGCACCATTGCCATGATTCTCGGCTTGGCGTATATTATGAACTTCTCGGGCATGAGCTCCACCATGGGGCTCGCCTTTACCAAGACCGGGACGTTGTTCCCCTTCTTCTCGCCGATTCTTGGCTGGCTGGGCGTATTCCTGACAGGCTCGGATACGTCGGCTAACGCGCTCTTTGGCAGCATGCAGCGTACCGCTGCCGAACAAATTGGCGTAGATCCCTACTTGACAGTAGCGGCTAACTCCTCCGGCGGTGTTTGCGGCAAAATGATTTCCCCGCAAAGTATTTCCGTTGCGACGGCTGCCACCGGCATGGTCGGCCACGAAGGAGACATCTTCCGCTTTACTGTAGGACACAGTATTGCTATGTTGATCTTCATGTCCGTCTTAACGTACTTGCAAGCGTATAGTTTGCATTGGATGCTACCTTAA
- a CDS encoding lactate permease LctP family transporter, with the protein MTWVQGYDPMGDIILSAIVAGIPLYILLFLLGVKKTPGHFAAAAAVVSALVVAVVAWGMPAGLAINSVVCGAAFGIFPIVWIVVTAIWVYNMTVESGEFEIIKNSLASITEDRRLQALFVAFAFGSFIEGTAGFGTPVAITAAMLVGLGFNPVYAAGICLIANTAPVAFGGIGIPVIVAAQVSGLDIMHISQIIGRQLPFLSIIVPLWVAVTMSGWKRSMEVLPALLVGGGCFAVTQWYTANYVSPYLPDITSAVVTIIGLGVFLRFWKPSNIWRFPDEKDTGAGKEELRYSSGEVVRAWMPYILLAIMVFLWGWGPVKSVLGATNINIAWPGLHNAISKAVPIVAKTTPYGAIYTFGWLSAGGTAILLSGILSLFVIPNYGVGRAIACFGRTIRILMYPIVTIAMILGLAYLMNYSGMSATMGLAFTKTGAFFPLFAPILGWLGVFLTGSDTSSNALFSSLQRTTAEQIGADPYLMVAANSSGGVCGKMLSPQSISVATAATGLVGQEGTIFRFTLPHSIAMIIIVSLMTYSQAYFLHWMLP; encoded by the coding sequence ATGACATGGGTACAAGGTTACGATCCCATGGGGGATATCATTCTTTCAGCTATTGTGGCAGGGATTCCCTTATACATTCTGCTTTTTTTACTGGGCGTTAAAAAGACTCCGGGGCATTTTGCCGCCGCCGCCGCCGTCGTTTCGGCTTTGGTTGTTGCAGTTGTCGCTTGGGGTATGCCAGCGGGATTAGCTATTAATTCAGTTGTTTGCGGTGCGGCTTTCGGTATCTTCCCGATTGTCTGGATTGTAGTCACCGCGATTTGGGTCTATAACATGACCGTAGAATCGGGCGAATTTGAAATTATTAAAAACTCTTTGGCTTCTATTACTGAAGATCGTCGCCTGCAGGCCTTATTTGTTGCCTTTGCTTTTGGTTCTTTTATTGAAGGTACAGCCGGGTTCGGCACTCCGGTGGCTATTACCGCAGCTATGCTCGTGGGTCTGGGTTTCAACCCCGTGTATGCTGCAGGGATTTGCTTGATTGCTAATACGGCGCCTGTTGCCTTTGGCGGGATTGGTATCCCGGTCATTGTTGCGGCTCAGGTATCCGGATTGGATATCATGCATATCAGCCAGATTATTGGTCGTCAGTTACCTTTCTTGTCCATCATCGTGCCGTTGTGGGTGGCCGTTACCATGAGCGGGTGGAAGCGCTCCATGGAAGTATTGCCTGCCCTGTTAGTTGGCGGCGGCTGCTTTGCTGTTACCCAGTGGTATACAGCAAACTATGTTAGCCCTTACCTGCCAGATATTACCTCAGCTGTCGTAACTATCATTGGTTTGGGTGTGTTCTTGCGTTTTTGGAAGCCTTCCAATATTTGGCGCTTCCCGGATGAAAAGGATACTGGCGCTGGCAAAGAAGAATTGCGTTATTCTTCTGGAGAAGTCGTTCGCGCCTGGATGCCTTACATTCTGTTGGCTATCATGGTATTCCTCTGGGGCTGGGGCCCTGTTAAAAGCGTCTTGGGAGCTACTAATATCAATATTGCATGGCCTGGTTTGCATAATGCAATTTCCAAGGCTGTGCCGATTGTGGCGAAAACAACTCCTTATGGCGCGATTTATACTTTCGGTTGGTTGTCTGCCGGCGGTACTGCCATTTTGCTTTCCGGCATTTTGTCTCTCTTCGTTATTCCTAATTATGGCGTAGGCAGAGCGATTGCTTGCTTTGGCCGTACCATTCGTATTTTGATGTATCCTATCGTAACGATTGCTATGATTTTAGGCCTAGCATATCTGATGAACTACTCGGGTATGAGCGCTACCATGGGTCTGGCCTTTACTAAGACGGGAGCTTTCTTCCCTCTCTTTGCGCCGATCCTTGGCTGGTTGGGCGTGTTCTTGACTGGTTCGGACACTTCGTCCAATGCCTTGTTTTCGTCGTTGCAGAGAACTACTGCCGAACAAATTGGCGCCGACCCTTATCTGATGGTTGCAGCCAACTCGTCCGGCGGCGTTTGCGGCAAAATGCTTTCTCCGCAAAGTATTTCCGTAGCGACTGCAGCTACTGGTCTTGTAGGGCAGGAAGGAACCATCTTCCGCTTTACTTTGCCTCATAGTATTGCGATGATCATCATTGTTTCTTTGATGACGTATTCGCAAGCGTATTTCTTGCACTGGATGTTGCCTTAA
- a CDS encoding UbiA-like polyprenyltransferase, producing MSKIKAHMDNIALSHSVFALPFAYMGLVLASGGWPAGSDLLWVTVAMVGARSAALALNNLIDLKYDRMHPRFKARPMVTGAVKPWEAVLLIAVSMAVFFFAASHLDPICIPLAPVAVIPFTLYPYMKRISWTCHLVLGLALSIAPIGAWMAVKGELTAAIVILGLAVAIWIAAFDVIYGSQDVLFDGRQRLHSMPLRFGLRRALFFAKLMHVCSIMCFVLAGALFSLSWPYYIGVACAAAVLVYQHRLVEPDDLSQVTQAYFMRNGLVSILVFLFTLVSLYV from the coding sequence TTGAGTAAGATAAAAGCGCACATGGATAATATCGCCTTGTCGCATTCTGTATTCGCGCTGCCTTTCGCCTATATGGGGTTGGTGCTGGCATCGGGAGGCTGGCCTGCGGGCAGCGATCTTCTGTGGGTAACCGTTGCCATGGTGGGCGCCCGCAGTGCGGCATTGGCTTTGAACAATTTAATTGATTTAAAATATGACCGTATGCATCCTCGATTTAAGGCTCGTCCGATGGTAACGGGCGCAGTAAAGCCTTGGGAAGCGGTGCTGTTAATTGCAGTCAGTATGGCGGTGTTCTTTTTTGCGGCCAGTCATTTGGACCCAATTTGCATTCCTTTGGCGCCGGTGGCTGTGATTCCATTTACGTTATATCCTTATATGAAGCGTATTTCTTGGACTTGCCATTTGGTGTTGGGGCTGGCTCTTTCGATCGCGCCTATCGGTGCATGGATGGCGGTAAAGGGTGAATTAACTGCGGCGATCGTGATTTTGGGTTTGGCGGTAGCGATCTGGATTGCCGCGTTTGATGTTATTTACGGCAGCCAGGACGTGCTTTTTGACGGACGGCAGCGGCTACATTCCATGCCGCTGCGTTTCGGTTTGCGTCGGGCGTTGTTTTTTGCCAAGCTGATGCATGTATGCAGCATTATGTGCTTTGTACTTGCAGGCGCATTGTTTTCATTGTCTTGGCCGTACTACATAGGAGTGGCCTGCGCTGCGGCGGTGTTGGTGTACCAGCACCGCCTGGTGGAGCCTGATGATTTGAGCCAGGTGACGCAGGCGTATTTTATGCGCAACGGGTTAGTGAGTATTTTAGTATTTCTTTTTACGCTTGTAAGTCTTTACGTATAG